A window from Pseudomonas sp. MRSN 12121 encodes these proteins:
- a CDS encoding NAD(P)-dependent oxidoreductase: MMATLPTLGFAGIGLMGLPMCRRLLAAGYPLVVWNRNREKCAPLVEAGARLAETPASLCADTDLVLLCLANTEVVREVVFGAEGIARGARAGQLLVDLSSLEPTATREMAAQLADATGMGWVDAPVSGGTPGAEAGSLAIMVGGEAADIERVRPVLLNLGQRVTHMGGVGAGQVTKACNQMIVACNALVIAEVVALAERSGVDASLLAEALAGGFADSRPLQILAPQMAESRFEPIKWHVRTLLKDLDGAVKFAREQGSATPISGLAAQLMRLHGGQGYLEQDPATLVRLYREPTAAG; this comes from the coding sequence ATGATGGCAACGTTACCCACCCTCGGGTTTGCCGGGATTGGCCTGATGGGCCTGCCCATGTGCCGCCGCCTGCTGGCGGCGGGTTATCCCCTGGTGGTGTGGAATCGCAACCGGGAAAAATGCGCGCCGCTGGTCGAGGCGGGCGCGCGGCTGGCCGAGACGCCGGCCAGCCTGTGTGCCGACACAGACCTGGTGCTGCTGTGCCTGGCCAACACCGAGGTGGTGCGCGAGGTGGTGTTCGGCGCCGAGGGCATCGCCCGGGGCGCCAGGGCCGGGCAGTTGCTGGTGGACCTGTCCAGCCTGGAGCCGACCGCGACCCGGGAGATGGCGGCGCAACTGGCGGATGCCACCGGCATGGGCTGGGTCGATGCCCCGGTGTCCGGCGGCACGCCCGGTGCCGAGGCCGGCAGCCTGGCGATCATGGTCGGTGGCGAGGCCGCTGATATCGAGCGGGTGCGTCCGGTCCTGCTCAACCTGGGGCAACGGGTGACCCACATGGGCGGCGTCGGCGCCGGTCAGGTGACCAAGGCCTGCAACCAGATGATCGTGGCCTGCAATGCGCTGGTGATTGCCGAAGTGGTGGCGCTGGCCGAACGTTCCGGGGTGGATGCGTCGTTACTGGCCGAAGCGCTGGCCGGCGGTTTTGCCGATTCCAGGCCGCTGCAGATCCTCGCCCCGCAGATGGCCGAGAGCCGTTTCGAGCCGATCAAGTGGCATGTGCGCACTTTGCTCAAGGATCTGGACGGCGCGGTGAAGTTCGCTCGCGAACAGGGTTCGGCGACCCCGATCAGCGGATTGGCCGCGCAACTGATGCGCTTGCATGGCGGCCAGGGTTATCTGGAACAGGATCCCGCGACCCTGGTGCGGTTGTATCGCGAACCGACGGCTGCGGGCTGA
- a CDS encoding bifunctional diguanylate cyclase/phosphodiesterase codes for MEWLGLHFFTEHPDGGQLLLSGTHNPILVILAYLVACAGSFATLDMAERVRHVDQASARRRWRWVGAFCLAGGIWAMHFIGMLALQLPIETHYDLPMTLVSLLSAVIASWLAMNTLSHPRLQLWRYLAASIWIGLGIGAMHYVGMAAMRSQATAYYQPDLFGLSIAIAISASLVALLLSRYLSDGSGLRHQSLKYASSLLLGGGIVAMHFTGMAALKLVMPAAGTPSVPVDDNPLQLGLTIAVIVLLIIGSSISAALADKKLQHKEQDLRRVNTLLCQLDQARVALQQVAHYDALTNLVNRRGFNQLFAEKLIEKTVQGGMLAVMFLDIDHFKRINDSLGHDAGDELLKVLAHHIKSSTRSHEDVVARFGGDEFCILISLRERDEARHMAQRIMNKMKEPIELAGRRMVMTTSIGISVFPDDGLTCEELLKHADLALYQSKGSGRNSLHFFSANLTCRASLELQLEEELRNALHTEAGLTLYYQPIYDLAGQRVSKLEALVRWQHPLHGLLAPERFIGIAEANGLIAELDNWVLRRACEDLAALSRHGFAELKVAVNCSALNLARETLAEEIGSALQAAGVAAQRLELEVTENALMGNIDLTVSLLRQIRSLGVSLSLDDFGTGYSSLAYLKRLPLNTLKIDRSFILDVPQSVQDGEIVQAIIVMAHTLHLQVVSEGVESPQQFEFLARHGCDFMQGHLLGRAVPLTDLPPAIDEIEQRMRPAAISPQPSVRDTTAPGSRDPVPDNPGRHASASVARPIR; via the coding sequence ATGGAATGGCTTGGTTTGCATTTTTTTACCGAGCACCCCGACGGCGGGCAGTTGCTGCTTAGCGGCACCCACAATCCCATACTGGTGATCCTCGCCTACCTGGTGGCCTGCGCCGGCAGCTTCGCCACCCTGGACATGGCCGAACGGGTGCGTCACGTCGACCAGGCCTCCGCCCGCCGGCGCTGGCGCTGGGTCGGGGCGTTCTGCCTGGCGGGCGGCATCTGGGCGATGCACTTCATCGGCATGCTGGCGCTGCAACTGCCCATCGAAACCCACTACGACTTGCCCATGACCCTGGTGTCGCTGCTGAGCGCGGTGATCGCTTCCTGGCTGGCGATGAACACCCTCAGCCATCCCCGGCTGCAATTGTGGCGCTACCTCGCGGCGTCGATCTGGATCGGCCTGGGCATCGGCGCCATGCACTACGTCGGCATGGCGGCCATGCGTTCCCAGGCCACCGCCTACTACCAGCCCGACCTCTTCGGCCTGTCCATCGCCATCGCCATCAGCGCGAGCCTCGTGGCCCTGCTGCTGTCGCGTTACCTGAGCGACGGCAGCGGCCTGCGCCACCAGTCGCTCAAGTACGCCTCGAGCCTGCTCCTGGGCGGCGGCATCGTGGCCATGCACTTCACCGGCATGGCCGCGTTGAAACTGGTGATGCCGGCGGCCGGCACGCCCTCGGTCCCGGTGGACGACAACCCGTTGCAACTGGGCCTGACCATCGCCGTCATCGTCCTGTTGATCATCGGCAGCAGCATCAGCGCGGCGCTGGCGGACAAGAAGCTGCAACACAAGGAACAGGACCTGCGCCGGGTCAACACCCTGCTGTGCCAGCTGGACCAGGCCCGGGTGGCGCTGCAACAAGTGGCGCACTACGACGCCCTGACCAACCTGGTCAACCGCCGCGGCTTCAATCAGCTGTTCGCCGAAAAACTCATCGAGAAGACCGTACAGGGCGGCATGCTGGCGGTGATGTTCCTCGACATCGACCACTTCAAGCGGATCAACGACAGCCTCGGCCACGATGCCGGCGACGAGCTGCTCAAGGTGCTCGCCCACCATATCAAGAGCTCCACCCGCAGCCATGAAGACGTGGTGGCGCGTTTTGGCGGCGACGAATTCTGCATTCTCATCAGCCTGCGCGAGCGCGACGAAGCACGGCACATGGCGCAGCGCATCATGAACAAGATGAAGGAGCCCATCGAGCTGGCCGGGCGGCGCATGGTCATGACCACCAGCATCGGCATCAGCGTGTTTCCCGACGACGGCCTCACCTGCGAGGAACTGCTAAAGCATGCCGACCTCGCGCTCTATCAATCCAAGGGCAGCGGGCGCAACAGCCTGCACTTCTTCAGCGCCAACCTGACCTGTCGGGCCAGCCTGGAACTGCAACTGGAGGAAGAGCTGCGCAACGCCCTGCACACCGAGGCCGGCCTGACCCTGTATTACCAACCCATCTACGACCTGGCCGGCCAGCGGGTCAGCAAGCTCGAAGCCCTGGTGCGCTGGCAGCATCCGCTGCACGGGCTGCTGGCGCCCGAGCGCTTCATCGGCATCGCCGAAGCCAACGGGTTGATCGCCGAGTTGGACAACTGGGTGCTACGCCGGGCCTGCGAGGACCTCGCCGCCCTGTCCCGCCATGGCTTCGCCGAGCTGAAAGTCGCGGTCAACTGCTCGGCCCTGAACCTGGCCCGGGAAACCCTGGCCGAGGAGATCGGCAGCGCCCTGCAAGCGGCCGGCGTCGCCGCGCAACGCCTGGAACTGGAAGTCACGGAAAACGCCCTGATGGGCAATATCGACCTGACGGTGAGCCTGCTGCGGCAGATCCGCAGCCTCGGCGTGTCGCTGTCGCTCGACGATTTCGGCACCGGCTATTCGTCCCTCGCCTACCTCAAGCGCCTGCCGCTCAACACCCTGAAGATCGACCGCTCGTTCATCCTCGATGTGCCCCAGTCGGTGCAAGACGGGGAAATCGTCCAGGCGATCATCGTCATGGCGCATACCCTGCACCTGCAGGTGGTCAGCGAAGGGGTCGAGAGTCCGCAGCAGTTCGAGTTCCTGGCCCGGCACGGCTGCGACTTCATGCAGGGCCACCTGCTCGGCCGAGCGGTGCCCCTGACGGATTTGCCGCCAGCGATCGACGAGATCGAGCAGCGCATGCGGCCCGCCGCGATCAGCCCGCAGCCGTCGGTTCGCGATACAACCGCACCAGGGTCGCGGGATCCTGTTCCAGATAACCCTGGCCGCCATGCAAGCGCATCAGTTGCGCGGCCAATCCGCTGA
- a CDS encoding YkgJ family cysteine cluster protein, translating into MSEASPCLNCGACCSHFRVSFFWGECASSGGTVPDDLVASISPSRVAMLGTDCKPTRCTALTGEVGKQVSCSIYHQRSSTCREFEASWENGEQNVDCDAARAAFGLAPLEPELYFDRSA; encoded by the coding sequence ATGTCCGAAGCCAGTCCGTGTCTGAATTGCGGTGCCTGCTGTTCACACTTTCGTGTGTCTTTTTTCTGGGGTGAATGCGCCTCGTCCGGCGGTACGGTCCCGGACGATCTGGTGGCGTCCATCAGCCCCAGCCGGGTCGCCATGCTCGGCACCGATTGCAAGCCGACCCGCTGCACCGCGCTGACCGGCGAAGTCGGCAAGCAGGTCAGTTGCTCGATCTATCACCAGCGCTCCAGCACGTGCCGCGAGTTCGAGGCGTCCTGGGAAAACGGCGAACAGAACGTCGATTGCGACGCCGCGCGCGCGGCTTTCGGTCTCGCGCCCCTGGAGCCCGAACTGTATTTCGACCGCAGCGCTTAG
- a CDS encoding MFS transporter has product MQNSTQAANAWRILFLLFLANLFNFFDRTIPAIIIEPIRMEWHLSDFQLGIIGTAFTIVYAIAGLPLGRMADTGSRSRLMGWGLAVWSGLTAVNGLVGSFWSFLIVRMGVGIGEASYAPAANSLIGDLFPAHRRARAMGIFMLGLPLGLLLAFFTIGAMVKAFDSWRAPFFIAAVPGLVLAVFMFFIKEPKRGAAETVKVSQERVDRPIRRVLAIPTFLWLVLAGLTFNFATYACNSFLVPMLQRYFLMPLQEAAVATGVIVGVTGLVGLTLGGWVADKIHQRVANGRLLFAAFSMLISTLCTAWALHAGRIEIGVFVAVFSVGWLFAYNFYTCVYTAIQDVVEPRLRATAMALFFAGLYLLGGGLGPVVVGALSDHFAHAAMYAAGAEQMTEAFKAVGLHDAMYLIPVALLLTLLFLFMASRCFVRDAQRMKDGLVPGEAVGAAATA; this is encoded by the coding sequence ATGCAGAACTCGACCCAAGCGGCGAATGCCTGGCGCATTCTGTTCCTGTTGTTCCTGGCTAACCTGTTCAACTTCTTCGATCGCACCATTCCGGCCATCATCATCGAGCCGATCCGCATGGAATGGCACCTGAGCGACTTCCAGCTCGGCATCATCGGCACCGCCTTCACCATCGTCTACGCCATCGCCGGCCTGCCCCTGGGGCGCATGGCCGATACCGGCTCGCGCAGCAGGCTCATGGGCTGGGGGCTGGCGGTGTGGAGCGGGCTGACCGCGGTCAATGGCCTGGTGGGCAGCTTCTGGAGTTTCCTGATCGTGCGCATGGGCGTCGGCATCGGCGAAGCCAGCTATGCCCCAGCGGCCAACTCGCTGATCGGCGACCTGTTCCCCGCCCATCGCCGGGCCCGGGCCATGGGCATCTTCATGCTTGGCCTGCCCCTGGGCCTGCTGCTGGCGTTCTTCACCATCGGCGCGATGGTCAAGGCGTTCGACAGCTGGCGCGCGCCGTTCTTTATCGCCGCGGTGCCGGGGCTGGTGCTGGCGGTGTTCATGTTCTTCATCAAGGAGCCCAAGCGCGGGGCGGCGGAGACGGTCAAGGTGTCCCAGGAACGGGTCGACCGGCCGATCCGCCGGGTGCTGGCGATCCCGACCTTTCTCTGGCTGGTGCTGGCCGGGCTGACCTTCAACTTCGCCACCTACGCCTGCAACTCGTTCCTGGTGCCGATGCTGCAGCGTTATTTCCTCATGCCCCTGCAGGAAGCCGCGGTGGCCACCGGGGTCATTGTCGGGGTCACCGGGCTGGTCGGCCTGACCCTGGGCGGCTGGGTGGCCGACAAGATCCACCAGCGGGTCGCCAATGGCCGGTTGCTGTTCGCCGCCTTCAGCATGCTGATCTCGACCCTGTGCACCGCCTGGGCCCTGCATGCCGGGCGTATCGAGATCGGCGTGTTCGTCGCCGTGTTCAGTGTCGGCTGGCTGTTTGCCTACAACTTCTATACCTGCGTCTACACGGCGATCCAGGACGTGGTCGAGCCGCGCCTGCGGGCCACGGCCATGGCGCTGTTCTTCGCCGGCCTGTATCTGCTGGGCGGTGGCCTGGGGCCGGTGGTGGTGGGTGCGCTGTCCGATCACTTCGCCCATGCGGCGATGTACGCCGCGGGCGCCGAGCAGATGACCGAAGCCTTCAAGGCCGTCGGCCTGCACGACGCCATGTACCTGATTCCGGTGGCGCTGTTGCTGACCCTGCTGTTCCTGTTCATGGCCTCGCGCTGCTTCGTGCGCGATGCACAGCGGATGAAGGATGGGCTGGTGCCGGGCGAGGCGGTAGGGGCGGCGGCTACAGCCTGA
- the rapA gene encoding RNA polymerase-associated protein RapA, protein MAQQYQPGQRWISDSEAELGLGTVLAQDGRLLTVLYPATGDTRQYALRNAPLTRVRFSPGDTITHFEGWKMTVREVDDVDGLLVYHGLNGQNETVTLPETQLSNFIQFRLASDRLFAGQIDPLAWFSLRYHTLEHTSRQLQSPLWGLGGARAQPIAHQLHIAREVADRIAPRVLLADEVGLGKTIEAGLVIHRQLLSGRASRVLILVPENLQHQWLVEMRRRFNLQVALFDEERFIESDATNPFEDTQLALVALEWLVDDEKAQDALFAAGWDLMVVDEAHHLVWHEDQVSPEYALVEQLAEVIPGVLLLTATPEQLGQDSHFARLRLLDPNRFHDLAAFRAESDNYRPVAEAVQELLDNGRLSPTAHQTIQGFLGNEGEALLAAVNDGDSEASARLVRELLDRHGTGRVLFRNTRAAVQGFPERKLHPYPLPCPDEYLELPLGEHAELYPEVSFQAQPDAGEEERWWKFDPRVEWLIDQLKMLKRTKVLVICAHAETAMDLEDALRVRSGIPATVFHEGMNILERDRAAAYFADEEFGAQVLICSEIGSEGRNFQFAHHLVLFDLPSHPDLLEQRIGRLDRIGQKHVIELHVPYLETSPQERLFQWYHEALNAFLNTCPTGNALQHQFGPRLLPLLEEADDGQWQALIDEARAERERLEAELHTGRDRLLELNSGGAGEGEALVEAILEQDDQFALPIYMETLFDAFGIDSEDHSDNALILKPSEKMLDASFPLGDDEGVTITYDRNQALSREDMQFITWEHPMVQGGMDLVLSGSMGNTAVALIKNKALKPGTVLLELLYVSEVVAPRSLQLGRYLPPAALRCLLDANGNDLAARVAFETLNDQLESVPKASANKFIQAQRDQLAPKINAGETKIAPRHAERVAEAQRRLAADTDEELARLTALQAVNPSVRDSELEALRKQREQGLAMLEKAALRLEAIRVLVAG, encoded by the coding sequence ATGGCGCAGCAGTATCAACCGGGGCAACGCTGGATCAGTGACAGCGAAGCCGAGCTAGGTCTAGGCACCGTTCTGGCACAGGACGGCCGCTTGCTGACCGTGCTCTACCCGGCCACTGGCGACACTCGCCAGTATGCGCTACGGAATGCGCCCCTCACGCGTGTGAGGTTTTCCCCGGGTGACACCATCACCCACTTCGAAGGCTGGAAGATGACCGTGCGCGAAGTCGACGACGTCGACGGCCTGCTGGTCTATCACGGCCTCAACGGGCAGAACGAAACCGTCACCCTGCCGGAAACCCAGCTCTCGAACTTCATTCAGTTCCGCCTGGCCAGCGACCGTCTGTTCGCCGGGCAGATCGACCCGCTGGCCTGGTTCTCCCTGCGCTACCACACCCTGGAACACACCAGCCGCCAGCTGCAATCGCCGCTGTGGGGCCTGGGCGGCGCGCGCGCCCAGCCTATCGCCCACCAGTTGCACATCGCCCGTGAAGTCGCCGACCGGATCGCACCGCGGGTCCTGCTGGCGGACGAAGTGGGCCTGGGCAAGACCATCGAAGCCGGCCTGGTGATTCATCGCCAGCTGCTGTCGGGCCGTGCCAGCCGCGTGCTGATCCTGGTCCCGGAAAACCTGCAGCACCAGTGGCTGGTGGAAATGCGCCGGCGCTTCAACCTGCAGGTCGCGCTGTTCGACGAAGAACGTTTCATCGAAAGCGATGCCACCAACCCCTTCGAGGACACCCAGCTCGCCCTGGTCGCCCTGGAATGGCTGGTGGACGACGAGAAGGCCCAGGACGCGCTGTTCGCCGCCGGCTGGGACCTGATGGTGGTCGACGAAGCTCACCACCTGGTGTGGCACGAAGACCAGGTCAGCCCGGAATACGCGCTGGTGGAACAGCTGGCCGAAGTCATTCCTGGCGTCCTGCTGCTCACCGCCACCCCGGAACAGCTGGGCCAGGACAGCCACTTCGCCCGTCTGCGCCTGCTCGATCCGAACCGTTTCCACGACCTCGCCGCCTTCCGCGCCGAGAGCGACAATTATCGCCCGGTGGCCGAAGCCGTGCAGGAACTGCTGGATAACGGCCGCCTGTCGCCAACCGCGCACCAGACCATCCAGGGTTTCCTCGGCAACGAGGGCGAAGCCCTGCTCGCCGCCGTCAACGATGGCGACAGCGAAGCCAGCGCGCGCCTGGTGCGCGAGCTGCTGGACCGCCACGGCACCGGCCGCGTGCTGTTCCGCAACACCCGCGCCGCGGTGCAAGGCTTCCCCGAGCGCAAGCTGCACCCCTACCCGCTGCCATGCCCGGACGAATACCTGGAGCTGCCGCTGGGCGAACACGCCGAGCTGTACCCGGAAGTCAGCTTCCAGGCCCAGCCGGACGCCGGCGAAGAAGAGCGCTGGTGGAAATTCGACCCGCGGGTCGAGTGGCTGATCGACCAGTTGAAGATGCTCAAGCGCACCAAGGTCCTGGTGATCTGCGCCCACGCGGAAACCGCCATGGACCTGGAAGACGCCCTGCGCGTGCGCTCCGGCATTCCGGCCACGGTGTTCCATGAAGGCATGAACATCCTCGAGCGCGACCGCGCCGCCGCCTACTTCGCCGATGAGGAATTTGGCGCCCAGGTGCTGATCTGCTCGGAAATCGGCAGCGAAGGCCGCAACTTCCAGTTCGCCCACCACCTGGTGCTGTTCGACCTGCCGTCGCACCCGGACCTGCTGGAACAGCGGATCGGCCGTCTCGACCGGATCGGTCAGAAACACGTGATCGAGCTGCATGTGCCGTACCTGGAAACCAGCCCGCAAGAACGCCTGTTCCAGTGGTACCACGAGGCGCTGAACGCCTTCCTCAATACCTGCCCGACCGGCAACGCCCTGCAGCATCAGTTCGGCCCGCGCCTGCTGCCGCTGCTGGAAGAAGCCGACGACGGCCAGTGGCAAGCGCTGATCGACGAAGCGCGCGCCGAGCGCGAACGCCTGGAAGCCGAGCTGCACACCGGACGCGACCGCTTGCTGGAGCTCAACTCCGGCGGTGCCGGCGAAGGCGAGGCGCTGGTGGAGGCGATCCTCGAACAGGACGACCAGTTCGCCCTGCCGATCTACATGGAAACCCTGTTCGACGCTTTCGGCATCGACAGCGAAGACCATTCGGACAACGCCCTGATCCTCAAGCCGAGCGAAAAAATGCTCGACGCCAGCTTCCCGCTGGGCGACGACGAAGGCGTGACCATCACCTACGACCGCAACCAGGCGCTGTCTCGCGAAGACATGCAGTTCATCACCTGGGAGCACCCGATGGTGCAAGGCGGCATGGACCTGGTGCTGTCCGGCTCCATGGGCAACACCGCCGTGGCGCTGATCAAGAACAAGGCGCTGAAACCCGGCACCGTATTGCTGGAACTGCTGTATGTCAGTGAGGTGGTGGCCCCCCGCTCGCTGCAACTGGGCCGCTACTTGCCGCCGGCCGCCCTGCGCTGCCTGCTGGACGCCAACGGCAACGACCTGGCCGCGCGCGTCGCTTTCGAGACCCTCAACGACCAGCTGGAAAGCGTTCCCAAGGCCAGCGCCAACAAGTTCATCCAGGCCCAGCGCGACCAGCTGGCGCCGAAGATCAACGCCGGCGAAACCAAGATCGCCCCGCGTCACGCCGAGCGCGTGGCCGAAGCGCAACGCCGCCTGGCCGCCGACACCGATGAAGAGCTGGCGCGCCTGACCGCGTTGCAGGCGGTCAACCCGAGCGTGCGCGACAGCGAGCTGGAAGCCCTGCGCAAGCAGCGCGAACAAGGCCTGGCCATGCTGGAGAAAGCGGCGCTGCGCCTGGAAGCGATCCGGGTGCTGGTAGCGGGCTGA
- the ccoM gene encoding cytochrome c oxidase subunit CcoM gives MFFDNVVFAGVLTVGLMVLFFAGFGFFIWKDANKRKKP, from the coding sequence ATGTTTTTCGATAATGTGGTGTTCGCCGGAGTGCTGACCGTCGGCCTCATGGTTCTGTTTTTCGCAGGGTTTGGATTCTTCATCTGGAAAGACGCGAATAAGCGCAAAAAACCTTAA
- a CDS encoding inorganic phosphate transporter translates to MIDLFSGLDAWVLVSLLLALAFVLAYEFINGFHDTANAVATVIYTKAMPPHLAVFFSGVFNFLGVLLGGVGVAYAIVHLLPVELLINVNTGHGLAMVFSLLAAAITWNLGTWYFGIPASSSHTLIGSILGVGLANALLNDIPLGDGVNWQKAIDIGASLVFSPMAGFVIAALVLIGLKWWRPISKMHKTPEDRRKIDDKKHPPFWNRLVLVISAMAVSFVHGSNDGQKGIGLIMLVLIGIVPAQFVLDLNSTTYQIERTRDATLHLSQFYQRNQDSLGEFLALGKSVKDDLPGKFRCNPQQTEPTINALLGSLKGVADYHSLPAESRIEVRRYLLCLDDTAKKVGKLPGLAAREKADLDKLRKDLTATTEYAPFWVILAVALALGLGTMIGWKRVVQTIGEKIGKQGMTYAQGMSAQITAAGLIGMANIFSLPVSTTHVLSSGVAGTMVANKSGLQSGTVRTILLAWVLTLPATVALSAGLFWLASKALGT, encoded by the coding sequence ATGATCGATTTATTCAGCGGACTGGATGCTTGGGTGCTTGTGAGCCTCTTGCTCGCCCTGGCTTTTGTCCTCGCCTACGAGTTCATCAACGGCTTTCATGACACCGCAAATGCGGTTGCCACTGTTATCTACACCAAGGCCATGCCGCCGCACCTGGCCGTGTTCTTTTCCGGTGTATTCAATTTCCTCGGCGTGCTGCTGGGCGGCGTCGGCGTGGCCTATGCCATCGTCCACCTGCTGCCGGTCGAGCTGCTGATCAATGTCAACACCGGCCACGGCCTGGCCATGGTTTTCTCGTTGCTGGCCGCAGCCATCACCTGGAACCTGGGCACCTGGTACTTCGGCATCCCCGCCTCCAGCTCCCATACGCTGATCGGCTCGATCCTCGGCGTCGGCCTGGCCAATGCCCTGCTCAACGACATCCCCCTGGGCGATGGCGTGAACTGGCAGAAAGCGATCGATATCGGCGCCTCCCTGGTGTTCTCGCCCATGGCCGGCTTCGTGATTGCCGCCCTGGTGCTGATCGGCCTGAAGTGGTGGCGTCCGATCTCGAAGATGCACAAGACCCCGGAAGACCGCCGCAAGATCGACGACAAGAAACACCCGCCTTTCTGGAACCGCCTGGTCCTGGTGATCTCGGCCATGGCCGTGAGCTTCGTGCACGGCTCCAACGACGGCCAGAAAGGTATCGGCCTGATCATGCTGGTGCTGATCGGTATCGTGCCGGCGCAGTTCGTGCTTGACCTGAACAGCACCACCTACCAGATCGAGCGTACCCGCGACGCCACCCTGCACCTGAGCCAGTTCTACCAGCGCAACCAGGATTCCCTGGGCGAATTCCTGGCCCTGGGCAAGAGCGTGAAGGACGACCTGCCGGGCAAGTTCCGCTGCAACCCGCAACAGACCGAACCGACCATCAACGCGCTGCTGGGCTCGCTCAAGGGTGTCGCCGACTACCATTCGCTGCCGGCCGAAAGCCGCATCGAAGTCCGTCGCTACCTGCTCTGCCTGGACGACACGGCGAAGAAAGTCGGCAAGCTGCCAGGCCTCGCCGCCCGTGAAAAGGCCGACCTGGACAAGCTGCGCAAGGACCTGACCGCCACCACCGAATACGCCCCGTTCTGGGTAATCCTGGCCGTGGCCCTGGCCCTCGGCCTGGGCACCATGATCGGCTGGAAACGCGTGGTGCAGACCATCGGCGAGAAGATCGGCAAGCAAGGCATGACCTACGCCCAGGGCATGTCGGCGCAGATCACCGCCGCCGGCCTGATCGGCATGGCCAACATCTTCAGCCTGCCGGTATCGACCACTCACGTACTGTCTTCGGGCGTGGCCGGGACCATGGTCGCCAACAAAAGCGGCCTGCAAAGCGGCACCGTGCGCACCATCCTGCTGGCCTGGGTGCTGACCCTGCCGGCGACCGTGGCCCTGTCGGCCGGTTTGTTCTGGCTGGCGTCGAAAGCCCTCGGGACCTGA
- the pcaR gene encoding pca regulon transcriptional regulator PcaR: MNDQLRNSFASAAPPIVASPAKRIQALTGDPDFMTSLARGLAVVQAFQERKRHLTIAQISHRTEIPRAAVRRCLHTLIKLGYATTDGRTYSLLPKVLTLGHAYLSSTPLAVSAQPYLDRMSEQLHEACNMATLEGDDILYIARSATTQRLISVDLSVGGRLPAYCTSMGRILLAALDDASLREYLEHADLQAKTSRTLHTPEALLECLQQVRQQGWCIVDQELEQGLRSIAVPVYDASGQVLAALNVSTHAGRVSRAELEQRFLPGLLNASRDLSAQLFA; this comes from the coding sequence ATGAACGATCAATTGCGTAATTCCTTCGCTTCCGCGGCGCCGCCGATTGTCGCTTCGCCGGCCAAGCGGATCCAGGCGCTGACGGGTGATCCGGATTTCATGACCTCTCTGGCCCGCGGGCTGGCGGTGGTTCAGGCCTTTCAGGAACGCAAGCGCCATCTGACCATCGCCCAGATCAGCCACCGCACGGAGATCCCCCGCGCCGCGGTGCGCCGTTGCCTGCACACCTTGATCAAGCTGGGGTACGCCACCACCGATGGCCGGACCTACTCGCTGCTGCCCAAGGTGCTGACGCTGGGGCATGCCTACCTGTCGTCCACGCCCCTGGCGGTATCGGCGCAGCCATACCTGGACCGGATGAGTGAACAGCTGCACGAAGCCTGCAACATGGCCACCCTGGAAGGCGACGACATTCTCTACATCGCCCGTTCGGCCACCACCCAGCGCCTGATCTCGGTCGATCTCTCGGTGGGCGGGCGCCTGCCGGCCTATTGCACCTCCATGGGCCGGATCCTGCTGGCGGCGCTGGACGATGCCTCGCTGCGCGAGTACCTCGAGCATGCCGACCTGCAAGCCAAGACCAGCCGTACCCTGCATACGCCAGAGGCATTGCTCGAATGCCTGCAACAGGTCCGGCAGCAAGGCTGGTGCATCGTCGACCAGGAGCTGGAGCAAGGCCTGCGCTCCATCGCCGTGCCGGTGTACGACGCCTCGGGCCAGGTACTGGCGGCGCTGAACGTCAGCACCCATGCCGGTCGCGTCAGCCGCGCCGAGCTGGAGCAGCGTTTCCTGCCGGGGTTGCTCAACGCCAGCCGCGATCTCAGCGCCCAGCTGTTCGCTTGA